One Lacunisphaera limnophila DNA window includes the following coding sequences:
- a CDS encoding CobW family GTP-binding protein, with translation MSDDQPVLTRIPVTVLTGFLGAGKTTLLNRILTEQHGRKIAVIENEFGEVGIDHQLVIQSDEELFEMNNGCICCTVRGDLIRILERLAKRKDPLDAVVIETTGLADPGPVAQTFFTAADIKERYQLDAIVTLVDAKHLGLHLDDSDEARAQVAFADVIVLNKTDLVSPDELAVLEARLRKMNAAARVHRAVQAEVPLRHVLEVGGFNLSRASEMAPNFLEPEYPFEWMGLYQLAPGELVYRLEAGPDPTMDLALVPIPGPGSAPVAAAKETAVRLFAEPPHRLAEGGIIDPAQGRQRLALPAADQIFQIRIPASGWYALFTQHHPDEFAATLLVEGGPVTPARQEALKPDHEHDEAVTSVGLEFPGDVDGKRLNAWLGELLRTKGNDIFRSKGVLAVRGTENRLVFQGVHMLFDGRFDRPWGSEPRKNTFVFIGRNLDRAELSAGFASCLCR, from the coding sequence ATGTCCGACGACCAACCTGTCCTCACTCGCATCCCCGTCACCGTCCTCACCGGCTTCCTCGGCGCCGGGAAGACCACGTTGCTCAATCGCATTCTCACGGAACAACACGGCCGGAAGATTGCCGTCATCGAGAATGAGTTCGGGGAGGTCGGCATCGACCACCAACTCGTCATCCAGAGCGACGAGGAGCTGTTCGAGATGAACAACGGCTGCATCTGCTGCACCGTGCGTGGCGACCTCATCCGCATCCTTGAGCGTCTCGCCAAGCGCAAGGACCCGCTCGATGCCGTCGTAATCGAGACTACCGGCCTAGCCGATCCCGGGCCGGTGGCGCAGACGTTTTTCACCGCGGCGGACATCAAGGAACGCTACCAGCTTGACGCCATCGTCACGCTCGTGGACGCGAAACACCTGGGGCTGCACCTTGACGACAGCGACGAGGCCCGCGCCCAGGTGGCCTTCGCCGATGTGATCGTGCTGAACAAGACCGACCTCGTCAGCCCGGACGAGTTGGCCGTACTTGAGGCGCGGTTGCGGAAAATGAACGCCGCCGCCCGCGTGCATCGCGCCGTGCAGGCCGAGGTGCCGCTCCGGCACGTGCTGGAGGTGGGTGGGTTCAACCTCAGCCGCGCCAGCGAGATGGCCCCGAATTTTCTCGAGCCCGAATACCCGTTCGAGTGGATGGGGCTTTACCAGCTCGCGCCGGGTGAGCTGGTCTACCGGCTGGAGGCGGGACCGGATCCGACCATGGATCTGGCGCTGGTGCCCATCCCCGGCCCCGGTTCCGCACCCGTTGCCGCCGCCAAGGAGACGGCCGTGCGGTTGTTCGCCGAGCCGCCGCACCGGCTGGCGGAGGGCGGCATCATTGATCCCGCGCAGGGCCGGCAGCGGCTCGCCTTGCCGGCGGCGGACCAGATCTTCCAGATCAGGATCCCGGCCTCCGGTTGGTATGCCCTTTTCACCCAGCACCATCCCGACGAATTCGCGGCCACCCTGCTGGTCGAGGGTGGCCCTGTGACACCGGCCCGGCAGGAGGCGCTCAAACCCGACCATGAACACGACGAGGCCGTGACCTCCGTCGGTCTCGAATTCCCCGGCGACGTGGACGGCAAGCGCCTCAACGCCTGGCTGGGCGAGCTTTTGCGCACGAAGGGGAATGACATCTTCCGCAGCAAGGGGGTGTTGGCGGTGCGCGGAACGGAAAACCGTCTGGTTTTCCAAGGCGTACACATGTTGTTCGATGGGCGCTTCGACCGGCCCTGGGGTTCCGAGCCCCGGAAGAACACCTTTGTGTTCATTGGGCGAAACCTCGACCGTGCGGAATTATCCGCCGGCTTCGCCTCCTGCCTTTGCCGCTGA
- a CDS encoding PepSY domain-containing protein — translation MKRQLHLLHRWLGIGLCLFFAAWFCSGFFMMYVEYPQLTRPERLAAAAELDFSAARFTPRGATRALVAGDFAERGTPTRNVPLALPDPAAPVQPDGVRLAQILGRPAYVFTSGPAQPAVVFAHNGEKLGRATAEQAAAAARAFRPGTQPRFLGTIQSDQWAVSSALNAHRPLHHFAYDDPAGTEVYVSSSTAEVVRDSTRRERVLNYFGAVTHYLYPHVLRQYPDAWAWGVDIVAATGCVLALSGLWVGVLRARRRVPETRTIQQRLVRWHYVTGAVFGVVTLTWVFSGWMSMNPGQLNPPRAPTATETAVLAGTRFDAVAFTALPVLPAGTVEAALHHYDGQPLYRATRRDGTTTLVAARADAPLRPPTVAALLARAPELRPEARVVESKVLAEYDDYYYSRHPETGTRPLPVLRVRFADAEATWFHLDIATGQVLDRSTRTNRVFRWLYNGLHSFDWWWLWSRRPLWDVVVIAFCAGGLSLSVLGVVVGVRRLRAEFSRPQSSSSP, via the coding sequence ATGAAACGCCAACTTCATCTCCTCCACCGCTGGCTGGGCATCGGGCTCTGCCTGTTCTTCGCCGCGTGGTTCTGCAGCGGATTCTTCATGATGTATGTGGAATATCCGCAGCTGACCCGGCCCGAACGGCTGGCGGCGGCGGCGGAACTGGACTTCTCCGCCGCGCGGTTCACGCCGCGCGGCGCGACGCGTGCGCTCGTCGCCGGCGATTTCGCCGAGCGCGGCACGCCGACGCGCAACGTGCCGCTCGCGCTCCCGGATCCGGCGGCTCCGGTGCAGCCGGACGGCGTCCGCCTGGCGCAGATCCTGGGCCGCCCGGCCTATGTGTTCACGTCGGGTCCGGCGCAGCCGGCGGTGGTCTTCGCCCACAACGGCGAGAAGCTGGGCCGCGCCACCGCGGAGCAGGCGGCGGCGGCGGCGCGCGCCTTCCGCCCCGGCACCCAACCGCGCTTCCTCGGCACGATCCAGTCCGACCAATGGGCCGTCTCGTCTGCGCTCAATGCCCACCGTCCGCTGCACCACTTTGCCTACGACGATCCGGCCGGCACGGAAGTTTACGTGTCGTCGTCCACGGCCGAGGTGGTGCGCGACAGCACGCGGCGCGAGCGGGTGCTGAACTATTTCGGCGCGGTCACGCACTACCTCTATCCGCACGTTTTGCGGCAATATCCCGACGCCTGGGCCTGGGGGGTGGACATCGTCGCCGCCACCGGCTGCGTGCTCGCGCTCAGCGGTCTCTGGGTCGGTGTGCTGCGGGCGCGGCGGCGGGTGCCGGAAACCCGCACAATCCAGCAGCGTCTCGTCCGCTGGCACTATGTCACCGGTGCCGTGTTCGGGGTAGTCACGCTCACCTGGGTCTTCAGCGGCTGGATGTCCATGAATCCCGGCCAACTCAACCCGCCGCGCGCCCCCACTGCAACCGAGACAGCCGTGCTGGCTGGCACGCGTTTCGATGCCGTGGCGTTCACGGCGCTGCCGGTCCTGCCCGCGGGCACCGTCGAGGCGGCATTGCACCACTACGACGGACAGCCGCTCTATCGCGCCACGCGGCGCGACGGCACCACTACGCTGGTGGCGGCCCGGGCCGATGCACCGCTGCGGCCGCCAACCGTCGCCGCCCTCCTCGCCCGGGCCCCGGAACTCCGGCCGGAAGCACGGGTGGTGGAATCCAAGGTGCTCGCCGAATACGACGACTACTACTACAGCCGCCACCCCGAGACCGGCACGCGCCCGCTGCCGGTCCTGCGGGTGCGATTTGCGGATGCGGAGGCGACCTGGTTCCACCTCGACATTGCCACCGGCCAGGTCCTCGACCGGAGTACGCGGACCAACCGCGTCTTCCGCTGGCTCTACAACGGACTCCATTCCTTCGACTGGTGGTGGCTGTGGTCGCGTCGTCCGCTTTGGGATGTCGTGGTCATCGCCTTCTGCGCCGGCGGCCTGTCGCTTTCCGTGCTCGGCGTCGTGGTCGGTGTGCGCCGGCTGCGGGCGGAGTTTTCCCGCCCGCAATCGTCTTCCTCCCCATGA